The Triticum dicoccoides isolate Atlit2015 ecotype Zavitan chromosome 6A, WEW_v2.0, whole genome shotgun sequence genome has a window encoding:
- the LOC119317516 gene encoding ATPase family AAA domain-containing protein 3-B-like: MAAAAAKVGAAVLSAGAALAASSQRVNAEGGSGFRFPGFSSPAPAPAPAPAPGGPPPAAPAAEEAPPKPRNDNPRTTAAGFDPDALERAVELLREFEKRDDADVKKSFAHANKREETRQAEFAARKADYLKEAAQIELERTRVEYEEKKKLAQSQAEIKAQVARYEDELRRKRAQHEHEAQRARNQELVKMQEESAIKLEQLRRQSEEEINEIRRRTEKEKARIEQETMRLQKMADAEAKALELQLSEDVKRRLLIERANAEREKWVQAINTTFEHIGGGLRTILTDQNKLVVAVGGATALAAGIYTTREGARVVWGYVDRILGQPSLIRESSRGKYPWSGVPSRAMSTVTSKLKNGSNLGKDGKGFGDVILNPSLQKRVNQLANATANTKLHQAPFRNMLFYGPPGTGKTMAARELARESGLDYALMTGGDVAPLGSQAVTKIHQLFDWAKKSNRGLLLFIDEADAFLCERNKTYMSEAQRSALNALLFRTGDQSKDIVLALATNRPGDLDSAVADRIDEVLEFPLPGEEERSKLVKLYLDKYIVKAGEKRKGLFSFFRRQPQKIAVKGITDELIREAAAKTDGFSGREIAKLMASVQAAVYGSTECELTPGLFREVVDYKVAEHQQRRKIAGHA, translated from the exons atggccgccgccgccgcgaaggTCGGGGCCGCCGTCCTCTCCGCCGGGGCGGCCCTCGCCGCGTCCTCCCAGAGGGTGAACGCGGAGGGCGGCTCGGGGTTCCGCTTCCCCGGCTTCTCCTCCCCCGCCCCCGCCCCTGCCCCCGCACCCGCCCCAGGcgggccgccgcccgccgcgcccgCCGCGGAGGAGGCGCCGCCCAAGCCCCGGAACGACAACCCGCGGACCACCGCCGCGGGGTTCGACCCCGACGCGCTGGAGCGCGCGGTCGAGCTGCTGCGCGAATTCGAAAAGAGAGATGATGCTGATGTCAAAAAG TCGTTCGCCCATGCTAACAAGCGGGAGGAGACGCGGCAAGCGGAGTTCGCTGCAAGGAAGGCCGACTACCTGAAGGAGGCTGCGCAGATCGAGCTC GAGAGGACACGTGTAGAGTATGAAGAGAAGAAAAAGCTTGCGCAAAGTCAAGCTGAAATAAAGGCACAAGTAGCTCGATATGAGGATGAGCTACGAAGGAAGAGAGCGCAGCATGAGCATGAGGCACAGAGGGCAAGAAACCAGGAGCTCGTGAAGATGCAAGAAGAATCTGCAATTAAGCTAGAACAGCTGAGACGCCAGAGTGAAGAGGAAATCAATGAAATACGGAGACGGACAGAGAAGGAAAAGGCACGAATAGAGCAGGAGACTATGAGACTGCAAAAAATGGCAGATGCGGAGGCGAAAGCACTTGAACTGCAACTGTCTGAAGATGTGAAACGGCGATTGCTTATTGAGCGGGCAAATGCTGAGCGGGAGAAGTGGGTCCAAGCAATAAATACAACTTTTGAGCATATAGGAG GTGGTCTCCGGACGATATTAACTGATCAGAATAAGCTAGTAGTAGCAGTTGGAGGCGCAACTGCACTTGCAGCTGGGATTTACACAACAAG GGAAGGTGCAAGAGTAGTCTGGGGTTATGTTGACCGTATTCTGGGTCAGCCATCACTGATCAGAGAGTCATCACGAGGGAAGTATCCTTGGTCAGGTGTCCCTTCACGTGCTATGAGTACTGTGACTAGCAAACTGAAAAATGGGAGCAATCTGGGGAAGGATGGGAAAGGTTTTGGTGATGTCATTCTGAATCCATCTCTTCAGAAGAGAGTGAACCAACTAGCTAATGCCACCGCAAACACGAAGCTTCACCAAGCCCCCTTTAGGAACATGCTTTTCTATGGGCCTCCTGGCACAGGGAAAACAATGGCAGCAAGAGAACTTGCTCGCGAATCT GGACTAGATTATGCACTGATGACTGGTGGAGATGTTGCACCATTAGGATCGCAAGCAGTCACCAAGATTCATCAGTTATTTGACTGGGCAAAGAAATCTAATAGAGGTTTACTCCTCTTCATTGATGAAGCTGACGCTTTCCTGTGCGA ACGGAACAAGACATACATGAGCGAAGCTCAAAGGAGTGCTCTGAATGCTCTCCTTTTCCGGACAGGTGACCAGTCCAAGGACATTGTGCTTGCACTAGCAACCAACCGGCCTGGTGACCTTGACTCCGCTGTTGCTGACCGTATCGATGAGGTTCTTGAATTCCCCCTGCCTGGGGAAGAAGAGAGGTCCAAGCTTGTCAAGCTATACCTTGACAAGTACATAGTGAAGGCTGGCGAAAAGCGAAAGGGCTTGTTCAGCTTCTTCCGCCGCCAGCCTCAGAAGATAGCGGTGAAGGGGATCACCGACGAGTTGATCCGGGAGGCTGCCGCCAAGACCGACGGCTTCTCTGGAAGAGAGATTGCGAAGCTGATGGCGAGCGTGCAGGCCGCTGTGTACGGGAGCACGGAGTGCGAGCTGACCCCGGGCCTGTTCCGCGAGGTTGTAGATTACAAGGTCGCCGAGCACCAGCAGAGGAGAAAGATAGCTGGTCATGCCTAG
- the LOC119317517 gene encoding uncharacterized protein LOC119317517 — protein MVGIFSRFSSGAGHRRAKSAVEVVETLAPNMETGESEPAADPGDSPHGIEVGIEFKPVEHPVEPVNLDQPVKCPLPEPSILHDGRIWQERMSTAGGRPRTDLPVVKEGSQLEPDSSTTRSRSALRRRAILPSVSAPEHNILALLDECDVPETQRPAE, from the exons ATGGTCGGAATCTTCTCCAGGTTCTCTTCCGGCGCCGGCCACCGCCGCGCCAAGAGTGCCGTA GAGGTTGTGGAGACATTGGCGCCCAACATGGAGACCGGGGAGTCTGAGCCGGCAGCCGATCCTGGAGATAGCCCACACGGCATTGAGGTCGGCATCGAATTCAAGCCGGTGGAGCACCCTGTGGAGCCTGTCAACCTTGACCAACCAGTGAAATGCCCGCTTCCTGAGCCATCTATACTGCAT GATGGGAGGATATGGCAAGAGAGGATGTCTACAGCGGGCGGGAGGCCGAGGACAGACCTGCCGGTCGTGAAGGAAGGATCACAGCTCGAGCCCGACAGCAGCACCACAAGGTCGCGGTCTGCGCTCCGGAGGCGCGCCATACTGCCCTCCGTGAGCGCCCCTGAGCATAACATCCTGGCGCTGCTTGACGAGTGCGACGTGCCTGAGACCCAGCGCCCTGCTGAATGA